The following proteins are encoded in a genomic region of Leptospira fainei serovar Hurstbridge str. BUT 6:
- a CDS encoding MATE family efflux transporter, whose translation MDTFLKKIRRTYRFSRLNTSILFLAVPVVLAMISQTVVWSTDSIMVGYLGKEALAAIGMGGISYYTLVAFLIGFSMGIQIIVARRFGEGRSNEIGKIGITTLYFSLFLGAVITALGPLISSPLMNLIGADKAVSLLGESYLTYRFLGSGFYFIGFCFRGFMDGLGFTTAGFVSMAVTTLSNILLNWIFIYGNCGAPAMGIAGAGLASSLAGLAGLLVFPFFLFRYKANRYFKGIRAIPTRAHLLEIFRVGIPPGLEEGFVNVAFMIFVKFQGMISIVSVAASNILFSTLSMAFLPGYAFGVAATTLLGQAMGARKYKLAYHAAFRSAFFSAHVMGLVGLAFIIFGRNILNIYTRDMELVEECYPALVLLGVIQIGDAYHMVIGAALRGAGLQAHVFRIYMLVTYLIMLPCAYLFGIYFKGGTLGIWAAIFIWIATLSGTFVLEFRRKKWVKGTV comes from the coding sequence TTGGACACCTTTTTAAAAAAGATACGTAGAACTTATAGATTCAGTCGACTCAACACTTCCATTCTATTCTTAGCCGTTCCTGTCGTTTTGGCGATGATCAGTCAGACGGTGGTTTGGTCCACGGATTCGATCATGGTAGGTTATTTAGGCAAAGAAGCTTTGGCCGCGATCGGAATGGGCGGAATCAGCTATTACACTCTTGTTGCATTTCTCATCGGTTTCTCCATGGGAATTCAGATTATCGTAGCGAGAAGATTCGGAGAAGGCAGATCAAATGAAATCGGGAAGATAGGAATTACCACTCTGTATTTTTCTCTATTTTTAGGCGCGGTGATCACCGCGTTAGGACCGCTCATCTCTTCACCTCTTATGAATTTGATCGGCGCCGATAAAGCGGTGAGCCTCTTAGGAGAAAGTTACTTAACGTATCGATTCTTAGGTAGCGGTTTTTACTTCATCGGTTTTTGTTTTAGGGGATTCATGGACGGCCTAGGATTTACGACCGCGGGCTTCGTTTCGATGGCAGTAACAACACTTTCTAATATTCTTTTGAACTGGATTTTCATATACGGAAATTGTGGAGCTCCCGCAATGGGAATCGCAGGAGCCGGACTAGCTTCCTCTCTAGCGGGTTTAGCCGGATTACTCGTTTTCCCTTTCTTTCTATTTAGATACAAAGCGAATCGATATTTTAAAGGTATTCGAGCGATTCCTACTCGGGCACATCTACTTGAAATTTTTCGAGTAGGAATCCCACCGGGATTAGAGGAAGGATTCGTCAACGTCGCCTTTATGATCTTTGTTAAATTCCAAGGAATGATTTCGATCGTATCGGTTGCAGCATCCAATATTTTGTTTTCTACATTAAGTATGGCTTTTCTTCCGGGTTATGCTTTCGGAGTTGCAGCCACAACTTTACTGGGTCAAGCAATGGGAGCAAGAAAGTATAAACTGGCATATCACGCGGCTTTCCGATCCGCTTTCTTTTCAGCGCACGTAATGGGATTAGTCGGTCTGGCTTTCATCATTTTTGGAAGAAACATTCTAAATATTTACACTCGAGATATGGAATTAGTTGAAGAATGCTATCCGGCATTAGTCCTCCTAGGAGTAATCCAGATCGGAGACGCTTATCATATGGTCATAGGGGCCGCACTTCGCGGTGCCGGATTACAGGCCCATGTCTTCCGTATTTACATGTTGGTGACGTACCTAATAATGCTCCCTTGCGCTTACTTATTCGGGATTTATTTCAAAGGGGGAACCTTGGGAATTTGGGCCGCCATATTTATCTGGATTGCAACGCTCTCCGGAACCTTTGTACTCGAATTTAGAAGGAAAAAATGGGTGAAGGGAACGGTCTAA
- the gmd gene encoding GDP-mannose 4,6-dehydratase: MKKALITGITGQDGSYLTELLLSKDYEVHGIVRRSSSLNRDRIEHLRGNPQLFLHYGDLTDSSNLNRVLEKVQPEEIYNLAAQSHVGVSFEVPEYTAEVDAVGTLRILDAIKQTGVKSRFYQASTSELYGKVQAIPQDEKTPFYPRSPYAVAKLYAYWAVVNYREAFGLHASNGILFNHESPRRGEGFVTRKITLGVAGLLSGKSGPIRLGNLDAKRDWGFAKDYVEMMWMMLQQPEPDDYVVATNEMHTVREFVEESFKHLNIQVEWKGSGDQEKGYDKKDGKLLVQVDPNFYRPAEVELLIGNPEKARKKLGWEPKVKFKELVEIMIKSDCKAFGIQI; this comes from the coding sequence ATGAAAAAGGCGCTAATTACCGGCATTACCGGACAAGACGGATCCTACTTAACAGAACTTCTCCTAAGCAAAGACTATGAAGTCCATGGGATCGTGCGCCGATCCAGCTCATTGAATCGGGATCGTATCGAGCATTTGCGCGGAAATCCGCAGCTGTTCCTGCATTACGGGGATTTGACGGATTCCAGTAACTTAAATCGGGTTTTAGAGAAGGTTCAACCCGAAGAAATTTATAATTTAGCTGCCCAGTCCCATGTCGGTGTGTCTTTCGAAGTTCCCGAATACACGGCGGAAGTGGATGCAGTCGGAACTTTAAGAATCCTTGATGCGATTAAGCAAACTGGTGTTAAATCCCGATTCTACCAAGCGTCCACCTCGGAGCTTTATGGAAAAGTTCAGGCGATTCCTCAAGACGAGAAAACTCCGTTCTATCCTCGATCTCCCTATGCGGTGGCAAAATTATACGCGTACTGGGCGGTAGTAAACTATCGGGAAGCGTTCGGATTGCACGCTTCCAACGGAATTCTGTTTAATCACGAATCGCCTCGTAGGGGGGAAGGTTTCGTTACTCGTAAAATCACGCTTGGTGTGGCCGGGTTGCTTTCAGGTAAAAGCGGTCCGATCCGACTCGGAAACCTCGATGCAAAACGCGATTGGGGATTTGCGAAAGATTATGTGGAAATGATGTGGATGATGTTACAACAACCCGAGCCGGATGATTACGTAGTAGCAACTAACGAAATGCATACTGTCCGGGAATTCGTGGAAGAATCTTTCAAACATTTAAATATACAAGTCGAGTGGAAAGGATCCGGAGATCAGGAAAAAGGATATGACAAGAAAGACGGAAAGCTTCTCGTTCAAGTGGACCCGAACTTCTATCGTCCTGCGGAAGTCGAATTGCTGATAGGTAATCCGGAAAAAGCCAGAAAGAAACTCGGATGGGAACCGAAAGTAAAATTCAAAGAGTTAGTCGAAATCATGATCAAGTCCGATTGCAAAGCATTCGGCATCCAGATTTAA
- a CDS encoding DNA-3-methyladenine glycosylase family protein, translating to MEREVRLRKAESWLRRKDPVLRKLISKVGPCTLKMVGSPYHVLIKSVISQQLSVKAAATMENRVIERFGSRKRFPEPNLLLGLRTEQLRSAGLSFAKADTVKRIASAYESGEISDRKLRKLEDEKVLEFLCSIKGVGPWTAEMVLMFALDRWDHFSLNDLILRKSIERHFGIHRDSKKEILSFAGRFSPYRTIFSWYLWRDADGGEGW from the coding sequence ATGGAGCGTGAAGTAAGACTCCGCAAGGCGGAAAGCTGGCTTCGAAGAAAAGATCCGGTCTTGCGTAAGCTGATATCTAAAGTCGGACCTTGCACATTGAAAATGGTCGGGTCCCCCTATCACGTCCTAATTAAATCGGTAATCAGCCAGCAACTTTCCGTTAAAGCGGCAGCGACGATGGAGAACCGAGTAATCGAAAGATTCGGAAGCCGTAAGCGTTTTCCGGAACCGAATCTTTTACTCGGATTGAGAACAGAACAATTACGATCCGCAGGGCTTTCCTTTGCGAAGGCCGATACTGTGAAGCGAATTGCATCCGCCTACGAGTCCGGAGAAATTTCGGATCGGAAACTTAGAAAGCTCGAAGACGAGAAAGTTCTCGAATTTCTTTGTTCCATTAAAGGAGTGGGCCCTTGGACCGCGGAAATGGTTTTAATGTTTGCGTTGGATCGTTGGGATCATTTTTCTTTGAATGATCTCATTCTTCGCAAATCGATAGAAAGACATTTTGGAATTCATAGAGATTCCAAAAAAGAGATACTTTCGTTCGCCGGCAGGTTTTCTCCCTACCGCACGATTTTTTCCTGGTATTTATGGCGAGACGCCGACGGCGGAGAAGGCTGGTGA